gatgggtcgtggctgggacttccagcatgacaacgacccgaaacacacagccagggcaactaaggtgtggctccgtaagaagtatctcaaggtcctggagtggcctagccagtctccagacctgaacccaatagaaaatctttggagggagctgaaagtccgtattgcccagcgacagccccaaaacctgaaggatctggagacggtctgtatggaggagtgggccaaaatccctgctgcagtgtgtgcaaacctggtcaagacctacaggaaacgtatgatctctgtaattgcaaacaaaggtttctgtaccaaatatgaagttctgcttttctgatgtatcaaatacttatgtcatgcaataaaatgcaaattaattacttaaaaatcatacactgtgattttctggatttttgttttagattccgtctctcacagttgaagtgtacctatgataaaaattacagacctctacatgctttgtaagtaggaaaacctgcaaaatcggcagtgtatcaaatacttgttctccccactgtatatcccgatggtcactctgacagagctccagagttcctctgtggggatggaagaatctctgcagtactccaccaatcagtcctttatgatagagtagccagacggaagccactcctcagtaaaaggcacatgacaacccgcttggagtttgccaaaaggcacctaaaggactctcagaccatgagaaacaagattctctgttcggatgaaaccaagattgaactctttggcctgaatgccaagcttcacgtctggaggaaatctggcaccatccctacagtgaagcatggtggtggcagcatcatgctgtggggatgtttttcagcggcagggactgggagactagatcgagggaaagatgaacggagcgaagtacagcgagatccttgatgaaaacctgttccagagccctcaggacctcagattgggggtaaaggttcaccttccaacaggacaacgatcctaagcacacagtcaagacaacgcaggagtggcttcgggacacgtcTTTGAATGTCCTCGAGTGACCCAgctagagcctggacttgaacccaatccaacatctctggagagacctgaaaatagctgtgcagcgatgctccccatccaatctgacagagcttgagaggatctgggagaaactccccgaatacaggtgtgccaagcttgtagggtcatacccaagacgactcgaggctgtaatcgctgccaaagatgcttcaacaaagtactgagtaaagggtctgaatacttatgtaaatgtaatatttccgtttttttatttttaataaatggtCAAAcgtttcaaaaaaactgtttttgctttgtcattatggggtattgtgtgtagactgatgaggtgggaaaaaaacaatttattcaattttagaataaggctgtaacataacaatgtggagaaagtcaaggggtctgaatactttccgaatgcactgtaagtattaTTAGCTTTTAAAACAATTCATTTATTTGATCAAATTTTGGACCAGAGTGAGGCGATCGCTCCAGTCTAtctattgttcctgcagtgaggaGGATTCACCATCTTTATCAAATGTTTTCgtaatttacagtgccttcagaaagtattcataccccttgacttattccacattttgttgtgttacagcctgaatacaaaattgattaaattgatgtttttctctctcatctacatacaataccccataatgacaaagtgaaaacatgatttgactttttttgcaaatgtattgaaaatgaaacatCTAATTTACATAAACGTATTCATACCCGAGTCAATATTTTGTAGGAGCAAGCATCTTTGGCAGGATTACAGgtgtgagtcattctgggtaagtctctaagagcattcCACATCTGGATTGcacaacattttcccattattgttttcaaaattcttcaagctgtcaaattggttgttgatcattgctagacaaccattttcaggttttgccatagattttcaagtagatttaagtcaaaactgtaactcggccactcttGGTAAGTTGtcctcttggtaagcaactccagtgtagatttagcctcgtgttttaagttattgtcctgctgaaaagtgaattcatctcccagtgcctgaaccaggttttcctctaggattttgcctgtattTAGCTCCTTTACGTTTAATTTTtctcctgaaaaactccccagtccttaaagattacaagcatacccataacatgatgcagccaccactatgcttgaaaatagggagagtggtactcaggaatgtgttgtattggatttgccccaaacataacactttgtattcaggacaaaaagttaattgctttgccatattttttgcagtttttactttagtgccttgttgcaaacaggatgcatgtgttggaatatttttattctgtacaggcttccttcttttcactctgtcaattaggttagtattgtggagtaactacaatgttgttgatccatcctcagttgttttctcccatcacagccattaaactaactgttttaaagtcaccattggaagTCAAAttgtttttacccatctaccaataggtgctctttgcaagacattggaaaacctccctggtctttctggttgaaactgtgtttgaaattcactgctcgactgagggaccttacagataattgtacgtgtggggtacagagatgaggtagtcattcgaaaatcatgttaaacactattattgcacacagagagagtccatgcaacgtattatgtgacttgtcaaGCACATTTTtagtcctgaacttatttaggcttgccataacaaacgggttgaatacttgactcatgacatttcagcttttaatttttaatgaatttgtaaaaatttcaaaaaaaaatattccactttgacattatggggtattgtgctaATGAcacaaaaatctaaatgtaatcaatttaaattcaggctgaaacacaacacatttaggaaaaagtcaaggggtgtgaataccttctgaaggcactctatCTGCAGGTAGTTGCCCAAAAAAACTACCAGTATGCAAActagggagccaaatgaacggctcTCTTACAGATGCGATAGGCTACTGATGAGTCACTTACTTTAACGTCACTGTCTGGCAAGGCCTGATGGACTTAATATCGAAAATACAAATGAGATCTTTAGTTTAATTGTCCCAATGTGATAGCATGGACATAGAACTAcgtagtatgatttatgaatggcaAGGATATGAGACTTTATTCAGTCAGTTCGACAGCATTTATAAACTAGTCAAGCTTGCTGTTagtcaataaaatcacagtaagCCTATGCGCCAGCACTTCGTAGCTGCATATGAaacacacaaaataaaataaatgaatgttcCAGAAAACAATAGGCTAAGTGGATTTCGACTAATCGCTACCACATATGGGACGTGCAAATTGACTCATATAGACGATGAAAGAGCATCATGCCCTCTCCCTCCGTGTAAAGAAATGTGACTGCAACCACAGCGtacataacacacacaccccaaggTAATGGGAGGCAGGTTAGACAGCAGACTGTCAAACCAGCAGTGTTTCCCTGTAATCGCTCACTTTGTGCAGACAGGTGCCTGTCCTATCAATAGATCACTAGAAGATGCATATCGTcagagaggacaaggaagagagagaggcccaGCTCGGCGGAAAATCTTTCTCCCTCCATCAGGTGGCGTTTTTTCACTGTGtcgcccaccaagcaaggagtttttgtatggaggtcaatgagtgttgaatttggtcaacaaaaaaattaatggcttatttgctacgtgagatttacttgatctaatagaagtttcatgtttgcttaagttgttacgagtgtactgatataagtaggacgtgacatcccggcaactttgagaaaaaacactataTCGGAGTcgtctcgagatggctatgcatattcatggtaTGAGGCTAGTAGCACAGCATCTCtatccattgaatacaggcggttgacgtcaacaaccctcaaAGAATATTACAATAATTtcatgtatccaccaatccaaagaaaggcgGAAGCTAGACAGCCCGCTGTGCAGCTTTGtggacgactcccattgttagggtggagagacatgtatcttgtcagtatattcataatcTTTTATATTGTTAATTCTAGCGGGAGAGGGCTcggctgatttttttttttacaattgcgAATTGTGAAAAAGTACCAGGCTGAAAATGAGTGTGTAACCGTCTGTATAGGATAGCCGGCGCTAGTGGAAAACACTGAGGTTTCAGGTGGTTTTGGATATTGATTGCCCAGATATGAGTCTTGGCTGTGTCATTCACAGGAAATTACAACATTAGTTTACTGTCTAACAACTGCAGAGGTAATAGTCATACCTGCCCCATGTATCCTGGCCATCACAGGTCAGGGGCCGCAGTTCGTCATATGGATAAGCATGATCCAAGTAGCTGTTGTATGCATGGTAAAACATGGTCTTGATTTTCTCTCTGTCAGGAAAGAACAAACAAGAGTAGATAGGGTGTGTTAAAAGAGCAGATCAAGCAGAACCCCATGGCTAAtcctagcccttgatcatgactctgtTCCATTACACATAAATCATTGGACTAAAGCCCAAATCAAATGAAAAGCAGATTTTTTTTACGTGTGTGAACGAGTGCGTACACGCTGGAATtaaattaaacaaaaatataaatgcaacaatatCAACAATTTTACTCAGTTatagttcataaggaaatcagtcaattgaaataaatttattaggccctaatctatggatttcacatgactgggaatacagatatgcatcggttggtcagactaccttaaaaaaaaagttaGGATCTTGGATTAAAAAaacaggcataagctatggacaacgaacacaattacattttattgatggaaatttgaatgcaccgagataccgtgacgagatcctgaggcccattgtcgtgccattcacgGCCATAtgtctccatgttacagcgcttttTTATGAAAACAGACTTAAGACAAGAAGCGACCACCTGTGCTGATTAGCTATATTGAGTGCTCCGAACATCTGTGTGTAAGCTTAACTCGGGAAGTGTAGCTTCGTCGGATAGAAGCActcatattttttatttacagGACTATTTGTCGCTGATGTCGCAAGCGATGATTGACGTTTCGAAACGTTAAAACACAGCCTCGGGACTGTAGTTCACATGAGCCAGTCTTGGGCGAAGCTAATGGCtgaaactgtagggagaaggcagaaaGCCGCCTAGATTTGGAGTTAcaaaatagctaacgttagctaactacagACGTGATTAAAGCCTACTCGATTCTCCTTACTGTACCTGTAGTGTGCCATCTCCAGCTCTGTAAACTCTTGTCCTTTTGCATTGCTGATCAATGTAAAGACGTGAATTACGCACAAAATAGTAGTACACAGCAACCTAATCATGTAGAAACGAGGTATAGCTAGGATAACAGCTAAAAACACGGATTAAATTATCAAATGCAACAACACCACACACTAGGGATAGCTAACAGGAAGTATATTGAATAGGCATGGCGCGTGCGTCGTGGGTGCTGACGTCTTCCGCAACCTGACGAACTTCGCATTTCCTCCAGCATGTAGCGATGTTACACAAACAACAGTAGTAAAATACTGTGCTTGCCACTTCATCTTCTTTATATTGCATTTGGTTCTTCGTGTTTAAAATtctctgatttaaaaaaaaaaatacaaatatacaaAAATGTGTTTCCATATTTGactaaaaaaacattttaatgtaGGATAATGTAGGATAGTaagaaaaaaacatttccaaaaTGTTTATTGATCAcataatatatacagtgtattGTTTCAGTTGATGAAACCACATAAGCACATTTAAGTGTTTTATACCATATtacaaactgggtggttcgagccctgaatgctgattggctgacagccgtggtacaccaagggtatgacaaaacatttattttactgttctaattacgttggtaaccagtttataatagcaataaggcaccttgggggtttgtggtatgtggccaatataccatggctaagggctgtatccaggcactccgcgttgcgtcttgCATAATAACAGCCCCTAGCaatggtatattggtcatataccacaccccctcttgCCTTATTACTTAAATATTTCACATAATTTTGAGATGCTCTTTAGCACTACCCATAACTTTCTGCGGTCTCTGCCGTACTCTATCATTTTTTCCACTGCACCTTGACCATATCCTGTGCCAAAGTTAGACTGCGGTGCGGTGGAGAACAAGCAACAGCTAAAATGTGTTTATGTTCAGGACAGGAAACCCATACAACAAACAGTTCCTTGTTTTCAAGGTAGTTCAACAAAACCAACCAAATAGTCTGTTTACTGATGATACGGGATCTATTTGAAACGTGCAGGTGGTTATGACTTTCATATGGCTGTATACCTCACCATCAAACTACTTTCTGTAAGGAACATTGTAATCAGCTGTGGTTACTTATAATCATGAGTAAGGCTGAATTGAACATTTCAATATGAAGTTAACAGCCTTTCAAAAATCATAATAAATTGCAACATATCGTGTCACTCTCTTTAGACCTACTGTTCTAGTTTGACATTAGAGATCATGCACACAATTTGACACAGTGAGGATCATTCCGGACACTTTTTCAATGTTGCAACCTATAATCAGTTTGAATGCATGATCTCTGTATTAAGAACACGTTGTGTTCCTATGGGCACAGATACTCCCTTATTTCTGTAAAGTACTTTTTTGTCTGCCTCCAGGATCTAAAAATGTTTTCTGATCATGAATCCAAGCAAATATGGGCCTCGTCTGCTTGGCAATGTGAGCACTTTACAACCATGGCTTTGAGAACAATGGTTCTCTGCAGTGGTTGAGTTGTGAATCTCAGTTCCCTCAACAATGTTAGAGATCCATTAGGTTCATGGCCACGTAATATGGTCCTCAGGTACCCTCTGCCCCAGTAGGTAAGCTCATTGCTCCGTTTTAGTCTATGTGTATCTCACTATTTGTCTCTCTGAGGACAGCTACAGTCTCAGCTGTCCCATTTCTGGCTGCCGTCCCCTGTCATGAAGAGGTAGGAACTGATGGCCTCTCTCAGGCCCTCGCTCACCAGGGAATCCTCATTGTCCTTGCCAAAAATCATGgagctgcagacagacagagagaaaaccCATTAGTGAGGAAATGCTGACAAATAATAGATTTATTGGCAGACATGCGTACACAGAGACTggcatcttacatttacattacattttagtcatttagcagacgctcttatccagagcatacattttcatactggccccccgtgggaaacgaacccacaaccctggcgttgcaagcgccatgctctaccaactgagctacagggaactATTACGACAACAGTACATGACCTCACCTGTCCGCATCTTTCCAGTTGAGGGTGGGTTTCCTAACGGCCATGGGTAGTGGGCCAGTAGCCACAGGAATGCTGTTGGACCCCTGGATGAAGCAGGGCTCCCCCAGCAGACAGCACAGCCCATCAGTGACCTCTGGAAGGAAACATCAATCAATCTGTTGCAACTCAGGCTTCACATGAATACTACAATACAATGACTAAAAATACaataaacaacctctccctcaatgtgaccaagacaaaggagatgattgtggactacagggaaaaaaagaggactgagcacgcccccattctcatcgacggggctgtagtggaacaggttgagagcttcaagttccttggtgtccacattaccaacaaacgatcatggtccaaacacaccaagacagtcgtgaagagggcacgacaaagcctattctccctcaggagactgaaaagatttggcatgggtcctcagatcctcagaaaattctacagctgcactatcgagagcatcctgactggttgcatcaccgcctggtatggcaactgcttggcctccgaccgcaaggcactacagagggtagtgcgtacggcccagtacatcacaggggccaagcttcctgccatccaggaactctataccaggcagtgtcagaggaaggcactcaaaattgtcaaaaactccagccaccctagtcatagactgttctctctgctaccgcacggcaagcggtaccggagtgccaagtctaggtccaaaagacttctcaacagcttctacccccaagccataagactcctgaacagctaatcatggctacccagactatttgcactgcccccctccaccccatctttttacgctgctgctactctgttaattatttatgcatagtcactttaactccatccacatgtacatattacttcaactacctcaactagccggtgcccccgcacattgactctgcaccggtacccccctgtagatatagcctccctactgttattttattttacttctgctctttttttctcaacacttttttgttgttttattctacttttttaataaaaataaatgcactgttggttaagggctgtaagtaagcatttcactgtaatgtctgcacctgttgtattcggcgcatgtggccaataaaatgtgatttgatttgcttTGATTTGAAGATGCCCCCAGCTTTCAACCCACTGCTACCTATGCACAGTGGTGTCaagtacttgagtaaaaatacTTAAGTTGTTTTctagggtatctgtactttacatttctgactacttttacttcactacattcctaaagaaaataatgtactttttactccatacattttccctgacacccaaaagtactcgttacatttggaatgtttagcaggacaggaaaatggtccagttcacacacttatcaagagaacatccctggtaattcatactgcctctgatctggcggactcactaaacacacatgcttagtTTATCAATGATGTCTGAgtattggagtgtgcccctggctatttgTAAATAAAAtattggtttgcttaatataaggaatttgaaattatttatacttttagtacttatttaaaactaaatacttttagacttttactcaaatagtattttactgggttactcacttttacttgagtcattttctattaagctatctttacttttactcaagaatGACAATTGGGTGCGTTTTACACTACTCCTTGTACAGAGGTTCAAATGCGTGGGTTGGACACAAAATGGTTTGAAAAGTTGTATCTATAGCTTTCAACATTTTCTAAACTGCTGTATATGCTTTAaccacctacagtgccttgcaaaagtattcatcccccttggcgtttttcctattttgttgcattacaacctgtaatttaaattgatttttatttttatttcatgtaacggacatacacaaaatagtccaaattggtgaagtgaaatgaaaaaaattacttgtttcagaaaattctaaaaaattaataacagaaaagtggtgcgtgcatatgtattcaccacctttgctatgaagcccctaaataagatctggtgcaaccaattaccttcagaagtcacataattagttaaataaagtcaacctgtgtgcaatctaagtgtcacatgatctgtcatatgatctcagtatatatacacctgttctgaaaggccccagagtctgcaacacccctaagcaaggggcaccaccaagcaagcagcaccatgaagaccaaggagctctccaaacaggtcagggacaaagttgtggagaagtacagatcagagttgggttataaaaaaatatcagaaactttgaacataccacggagcaccattaaatccataactaaaaaaattgaaagaatatggcactacgacaaacctgcaaagagagggccgcccaccaaaactcatggaccaggcaaggaggacattaatcagagaggcaacaaagagaccaaagataaccctgaaggagctgcaaagctctacagtgaacattggagtatctgtccataggaccactttaagccgtacactccacagtgctgggctttacagaagagtggccagaaaaaagccattgcttgaagaaaaaataagaaaacacgttTGGAGTTCGCCAAACGgattgtgggagactccccaaacatatggaagaaggtactctggtcagatgagactaaaattgagctttttggccatcaaggaaaacgcaatgtatggagcaaacccaacacctctcatcaccccaagaacaccatccccagagtgaagcatggtggtgggagcatcatgctgtggggatgtttttcatcggatgggactgggaaactggtcagaattgaaggaatgatggatggcgctaaatacagggaaattcttgagggaaacctgtttcagtcttccagagatttgagactgggacggaggttcaccttccagcaggacaatgaccctaagcatactgctaaagcaacactcgagtggtttaaggggaaacatttaaatgtcttggaatgtcctagtcaaagcccagacctcaatccaattgagaatctgtggtatgacttaaagattgctgtacacaagcggaacccatccaatttgaaggagctggagcagttttgccttgaagaatgggcaaaaatcccaatggctagatgtgccaaccttatagagacataccccaagagacttgcagctgtaattgctgcaaaaggtggctctacaaagtattgactttgggggggagtgaatagttacgcacgctcaagttttctgtttttttgtcttatttcttgtttgtttcacacaacaacaaaaaatgtgcatcttcaaagtggtagccatgttgtgtaaatcaaatgatacaaaccccccaaaaatctattttaattccaggttgtaaggcaacaaaataggaaaaaagcgaaggggggtgaatactttcacaagccactgtttACTGACCTGAGTAGTGGTCCACCAGGGCTGTGAGGGTGGGGAAGGTGAGGCAGGGGGAGATGTAGTGCCAGCCGTTCTCCAGTTGTTGGATCCGGTAGTGTTTGACTGAAGAACGGTCCTGGTCACTGGTCTTACGCACTGACAGGGAGTGGGCACCTAGAGTGGACAGTGAATACCATACTTCAGTCACAAAGTTTTATCACTTCGGGTTTATCAATTACAATTTTAAGCTGGTTTCCCTGTTCTTGTTAGCATTTGATAATGTGTTAGGAGTGTGAACTGAACTCACCAGGGCAGGTCTGACTTTCCCGGACCAGAAAAGAGCCAGTCTGGTTGTGGGGCAGCAACAGGAGCTCCTCAGCCTTCTTTCTGCTGAGACCCTCATACTGACACCTAGGGCAAGAGAATAGAGAAATAGACAGATCCATGTAAATAGAGCTCCAAAGGAGAATAGTCAGATGGATCAGTGGACTCACCTGTGGTACACCCTGGCTGTGTAGTTGCTGGGGATGTAGCTCTCATTGCCTGTGGCAGAGGATCTAACTTTCCACCATTCCCCCTCGCTATATAGACATGCACATTCACAGAAACACAAAAAGAGATACATAGGTTACATAGAAAAAGCACAGTACAGTTGTAATAACTATAGTAGTAGCAGTTGTAGTAATTGTGGTAGTTGTAGGTAGAGGCTATGATTTCTTACTATGAAAGCACGTTGATTCTCTCTCCTGCACGAATGCTGCAGTGTGCTGGATGTCCAGTGGGATAGTTGTACAGGGCCACTACCACATACCTGCTGCTCTCTATGGACAAAACAGAGACATGAAAGAGTACTGTCACTCCGACTCTACTATAAGAACCTCAAACCATGACAATGCAGTATGTTCATGCTGAAAACAAAAATGATCTAAAAAGCACTGCATACAGGACAACATTTCTTTGTACATTTATGCTTTCACTTCACACTTAACCTGAGTAGTCATTGTTAGGAAAGACATAAAAGAAATGATTACAAATTATTGCTGTGATCTTCATAAACTAACATCTTGAGTGACAGCTCAGAAAGAAGGAGGACTTCATTGTcacccagcctggtctcatagactagacgtaatatagtaaatgtaaattcaggacactgaaattagtatgatatgttacgtttgttATGGTtacaaaggttgcgtgttcaaatctcatcatggacaactttagaattttagcaattttgcaactacttagcatattGGCTGATCCTTCCCATAaccctacagtggcttgcgaaagtattcaccccccttggcatttttcctattttgttgccttacaacctggaattaaaatgagcgtgcataattatccccttaaaccacttgagtgttgctttagcagtatgcttagggtcattgtcctgctggaaggtgaacctccgtcccaggctcaaatctctggaagactgaaacaggtttccctcaagaattcccctgtatttagcgccatccatcattccttcaattctgaccagtttcccagtccctgccgatgaaaaacatccccacagtgaagcatgatggtgttctcagggggggttgatgagaggtgttgggtttgcgccagaaaagcccaattttagtctcatctgactagagtaccttcttccatatgtttggggagtctcccacatgtcttttggcgaacaccaaacatgttttcttatttttttctttaaggaatggcttttttctggccactcttccgtaaagcccagctctgtggaatgtacggcttaaagtggtcctatggacagatacgccaatctccgctgtggagctttgcagctccttcagggttatttttggtctctttgttgcctctctgattaatgccctccttgcctggtccatgagttttggtgggcggccctctcttggcaggtttgttgtagtgccatattctttcaatttttt
This portion of the Coregonus clupeaformis isolate EN_2021a chromosome 24, ASM2061545v1, whole genome shotgun sequence genome encodes:
- the LOC121537492 gene encoding src-like-adapter 2 — translated: MGSGPSKEHQGSSTHAAFLGQEEPAEPVILESSRYVVVALYNYPTGHPAHCSIRAGERINVLSYEGEWWKVRSSATGNESYIPSNYTARVYHRCQYEGLSRKKAEELLLLPHNQTGSFLVRESQTCPGAHSLSVRKTSDQDRSSVKHYRIQQLENGWHYISPCLTFPTLTALVDHYSEVTDGLCCLLGEPCFIQGSNSIPVATGPLPMAVRKPTLNWKDADSSMIFGKDNEDSLVSEGLREAISSYLFMTGDGSQKWDS